A window of Kocuria sp. TGY1127_2 genomic DNA:
ATGGCGTCGAGCGCCCAACCGATTCCTGAACCGCCGAGGAGGCGCAGGTGCTTTCGCGACAGCGGCAAATGGTCGAGCCGTTCGGTGCGGGATGCCGTGGTTGAGGTGGTAGCGGTCATAGCGAACTTTCAAGGCCAGGGGCACCTGGGCCCATGAGTTTTTGTCAATAGTACCTTAACTAAATTCCCGCATGACCTGGGGGTACATCAGGGCGGAAGGTGACTTCGGCTGATTCTCGACCGTGTCGAACTACTGTCCCTTGGGCGCCTCCAAGTTGATCATCCAACGAATGCCGAATTGGTCCGTGAAGGACCCGAATACGTCACCCCAGGGGGCTTTTTCCAGGGGCATCGTGACTTCTCCGCCTTGGGAGAGGCCTTCGAACCAGCCTCGAGCGGCGTTCTCGTCTTCCGATGCGCTGCCCAGGAGGGCCACTTCGACCTGCGGGTTGCCCAGTCCGGGAGTCGCCTGGTCCATGATCCCTCCGTCCGAGGCGAGAATGGTGATTCCGGTTCGGGTCACCAATTGGCCGTGCATGACCAGGTTGGCGGCGTCCTCGGGGACTGGGGCCTCGAAGTCGGCGAATGTGGCGACCGTCAGTTCGCCACCGAGGGCTTCGTGATAGAAGTTCAGAGCCGCACGGGCGTCACCAGAGAACGTCAAATAGGGATTCAGGGTCAGGGACATGGGGACTCCTCGTCATGCTTGCGGGCCGGTCCTGCCATCGGATCGGGCTGATGCGCTCACGCTATGCGCCCGATGAGCGCACGGGAAGAGCGGTCAGCCACAAATGTCCTAAAAGGCGTACGTCACTGCGGGCCGTCCCGTCGGTTTCTCCACCTCACCAGCAGGATGGAAGCAGGAATCGCGAGGAGGACGATGACCACGAGGATCCATGGGCTGATTCCGCCTATGTAGGACATGATGAGCTCCGCGACGAGAGCTATACCGAATACGCAGAGGCACACGAGGAATACGTCGGACATGTTTTTCATGGCTATCTCCTGACGGTGATCGGGGTGGACTGCTGAAGACCCGAAGCTACGGACGGGGGAGCAAGGTCGCCCCCTCCCGGAGCCAGCCTATCTTCCGGGGAACTTGCGATGTGCCTCGTCAGCAATCAGTGACGGAGTGGATGGAGAGCATCAAATTGGATATCCACAATTTGTTTCCGAGACGCTCCAGTGGCCCGCTGAATGGGTAACGTATGTGACATGGCTAATGACGAACAGCTCGAAAAAATCGCGAACGGATATAGATTCGCAGGAGAAACCGTAAGCCTCGGTGTGGCGATGAGCGGCGGCGAACCGCAACCGGATGTTCCGGTGGCCCTTCCCCTGTCCATGATGAACCGTCACGGGTTGGTGGCAGGGGCGACCGGCACCGGAAAGACCAAAACGCTTCAGTCGATGGCCGAGCAACTCTCTGCGAATGGTGTTCCAGTTTTCTTGGCCGACGTCAAAGGTGATCTGTCAGGTCTGGCGGAGCCTGGCGATTCCAGTGAAAAGCTGAAAAGTCGGAGCTCGGCCATCGGGCAGCAATGGGAGGCGCAGTCTTACCCCACGGAGTTCTACTCACTCGGCGGAGACGGCAAGGGAGTCCCTGTTCGTTCCACGATTCATTCCTTCGGCCCAATCCTGCTCTCGCGCGTGATGGACCTCAACGAAACCCAGGAATCCAGTCTTCAGCTGATCTTTCACTACGCGGACCAACACGAACTCGAGCTGTACAACCTTGCCGACCTCCGGGCAGTGATTCAATTCCTGACCTCTGACGAGGGAAAGCAGGCACTCGGAGAGCTGGGAGGATTGTCCAAGGCAACGGCAGGCGTGATCCTTCGGAAGATCGTGGGCCTTGAGTCCGACGGGATGGACAAGTTCTTCGGCGAACCTCAGTTCGACACGGAAGAGCTGCTCCGCACGGCTCAAGACGGCCGAGGGATCATCTCGGCGCTCGAATTGGCCAACCTGCAGTCCAAGCCTCAGCTTTTCTCCACGTTCCTCATGTGGTTGCTGGCGGACCTCTTCGAACACCTGCCGGAAGTCGGCGACGTCGACAAACCGAAGCTCGTGTTCTTTCTCGATGAGGCCCATCTACTCTTCAACGGAGCCTCCAAAGCGTTCCTCGAATCCATCACTCAGACCGTGCGGCTCATCCGCTCCAAAGGCGTCGGCATTTTCTTCATCACGCAGACGCCCAAGGATGTTCCGGGAGATGTCTTGGGGCAGCTGGCCAACAGGGTTCAGCATGCGTTGCGCGCATTCACTCCGGAAGATGCCAAAGCACTCAAAGCAACGGTCTCGACTTTCCCCAAGTCCGCCTACGATCTCGAGTCACTGCTGACTTCTGCAGGGATCGGCGAGGCGATCGTGACAGTCATGACCGATACGGGAGCGCCCTCGCCCGTGGCGTGGACGCGTATGTACGCGCCGCAGTCGCGAATGGCGCCAGCCTCACCGGAAAAAGTGGATGAAGTGGTGCAGAACAGCGAGCTCGCCCCCAAGTACTCCAAGGTCGTCGACTCCTATTCCGCTTTCGAGAAACTCAATGAGAAGGACCAAGCGGCGCAGCCGCGGGAGAAGGAACCGGACGCGGGAAAAGCCGATCAGTCCGACCGGGCACAGTCCACGAAAGAGCCACAACAGGACGAGGGCCGCGATCGTCGCAAACGCAACGACGCCATCATGCGGGTCGGCACGAATGTCGCTTCCCAGGTCGGGCGCGAGCTTGTCCGGGGGCTGTTCGGTACCTCTCGCCGAGGCGGCGGGCGTCGCGGAGGCGGGCTGTTCGGCTAGGGCACCCGTGCAAGACGGCACCGCTTCGAGCACACGAAAAACGGCCCCCGGTTTCAAACCGGGGGCCGTTTCTCGTCAATCACTCGCACCTATGAGGCACTCCCCAATATAGGGATCCGAACTGAACATGAACTGCTAAGAGCCTTGTCGCCGGCGGGCAAAACTCTGCCAGAGACCTCAGAACGGGTTCGCAAACAGTCCTATCGCTGCTCGGCAAGCCATTCGTCGAGAGATGGGGTAACGATATCCGAGTCCGCCGGGGCCAGCAGCTTCCCATCTCCCAGGCCTGGAAGCGGTGGTTCCTCAACGTTAACCGGTCGGTTGTCACCACGGTGACGCAGTACGGCTTCCGTGAGCTCAGGGAGCCGAAGCGCGTCAGGGCCGCAAACCGTGACCACGCCCTCGCCGTGTTCTCCGAGTGCCGCTCGGACCAAGTATCGGGCTACACTGCGAGCCGCCGCGGGCTGGATGTACCAGTTTTGGGCCACCACGGCGTCTTCCTCCTCGACGATGGCCGCTGGGTTGAGGGCGAATTCGAACCACTGGGAGCTTCTCACGATCGTGTGCACCAGACCGGATTCAGCGACAGCCTCCTCCTGCCGCGCGCGGGCGTCGTAGAACGGAAACTGCCGCAGTCCCTCATCCTGAACACCATTGATCGACAGCATCACGAGGCGTCCCACGCTAGAGGACCGGCACGCCTCGATCAGATTCCGTGCTGCGGCCAGGATAGGGGTCACCGGGTCCTGCGTCGTCGGGTCCCCTACTTGAGAGGCGTCAATCACCGCGGTGACGCCTTCGAGCTTCCCCGCGAGGCCCTCTGCCGACAACAAATCGACGCCGTGATACCGGCTCAGGGGGACAACCTCCACATCATTCTGCTCGGCTGCTTCCACGATGAGCCGTCCGATGGATCCCGTGGCTCCTGCTACTGCGATCCGGATCATGATCTCTTCCTCCCTTAGCTGAGATGCATCAACTTTCAGCCTAGTCCCGACCTCGTTTCGGAAGTCGATGCACCGTGCCGACCTTCGAATTCAAGACGTGAGACGGGTCTTGGGCCTCCTCGAGGATTCGCGGCAACACAGAGTAACCTGTCACCTGAGCCTGAGGGCGGACACGCCCTCCCTGACCGACCAATCGATCGCACAAAGGAAACCACGCCGCACATGGCACAGAAAGCGCCGCACAAGAGCCGGAATGGGGTCGTCATCGTCATCGCAGCGATGATGCTTTTCTCCATGTTTTTCGGGGCAGGCAACCTCATTATTCCTCCCATCACGGGGGTCGAATCCGGAGAGAACTTCTTGCCCGCAATCCTGGGATTCATCAGTACGGGGGTCCTGCTCCCCGTCCTCGCGGTCATCGCCGTGGCCATCACCGGCAATGACGTCCAGGACCTCGCGCGACGAGGAGGTCGAATCTTCGGGTTGGTCTTCCCGATTCTGGCGTATCTGTCCATTGGAGCGTTCTACGCCTTGCCCAGGACCGCGACCGTAAGCTTTTCTTCGGCGGCAACGCCGATATTCGGATGGCATTCCACGTGGGCCGCCGCTGGATTCTCCGCGGCGTTCTTCATCGTCGCGTTCCTGATGTCGCTGAATCCCAACGGTTTGGCGGACAAACTCGGCAAGTACCTCACCCCGGCGCTGTTGCTCCTGCTGGTCCTGTTGATCGTCCTGGGTATTTTCACGATCGATCACCAAACCGGGTCCGCCGTCGACGACTACGCGTCACATCCCGCGGCCACGGGCTTCGTCAACGGGTATCTGACCATGGACTCGATTGCGGCCCTTGCGTTCGGCATTCTCGTCGTCTCCGCTCTCCGGTACAAAGGCTTGCCGACCGGCCCGAAATTGGTGCGCGGCGTCGGACTGTCCGCGATCGTGGCCGGCATCTTCCTTGCGGTGATCTATTTGGGCCTCGGATACATCGGTAATTTCATTCCTCATGGAGCAGAATATTCCGACGGTGCCGCACTCCTTGCCGCCGCGGCCAATCAGACCATGGGCATGCCGGGAGGAATCGTTTTCGGGCTGATCGTGGTGCTCGCATGCTTGTCGACGGCGGTCGGCCTTCTGGGGGCAACCTCCGAATTCTTCAACAAGCTCGTGCCCAGCGTGTCCTACCGGGCGTGGCTTGTCATCTTCTGCCTCATCTCTTTTGCGGTATCGACCACCGGGCTCGAGACGGTCTTGGCAATTGCCGCCCCGATCGTTGGGTTCTTGTACCCTCCGGCTATCACTTTGATCCTGTTGACCTTGATCGAGCCGCTGATTCGGCGTCGTCTCCAGTGGACGTTCGTCTTCGCACTGACCATCGCCAGCATCTGGGCGGCACTCATGACGTTGGAATCCCTCAATGTGGGCGCCTCGGTCATCTCGCCGCTGATCGGGTGGTCCCCAGGACACTCGCAGGACCTCGGCTGGTTCGTGCCGACCTTCGTGGCGGCGATCGTCGGCGTGATAGTGGATCTGACCGGTGGGGCGAAGAAGGGCGTGCCGCTGGGCGGCGAATCCGTCGCCGACGCCGAGGTGCGTACCGGAGCCGTCTCGCAGTCCAGAGCAGATACCCTGTAGCGTCATCGCTGCGTGGCCGCATCGGCGCCGACGGCACCCGCGGGGCCAACTGGTGAGCGGACCACAACGGTTATTAAGAAGAGCGGCCCCCGGAATAAATCCGGGGGCCGCTCTCCGTCAATCACTCGCACCTTTGAGGTACTTTCGACTCTAGAGTTCGAGACTGTGATCCAGCTGTGGAACAAGTCTTAAAGAACTCGGAGTCAGGGCAGAAAAGCCTCAGTTGGCTTGGTTGGACGTGTAATCCGCGCGCATCTGACGCTTGTTGAGCTTGCCCACCGACGTGCGGGGCAGCTGAGAGGAAACGATGACTTTTTCCGGCAGTTGCCACTTGGCGAACCGCTGGGACAACAGATCGATGACGCTGTCTTCCGTGACGGTCTGTCCCTCTTTGGGAACGACATAAGCCACGGGTCGCTCCTGCCACTTGGGGTCGGGAACGCCGATCACCGCGGCTTCCGCGACCCTCGGATTGTCCAGAATCGAATTCTCCATATCGATG
This region includes:
- a CDS encoding VOC family protein; this translates as MSLTLNPYLTFSGDARAALNFYHEALGGELTVATFADFEAPVPEDAANLVMHGQLVTRTGITILASDGGIMDQATPGLGNPQVEVALLGSASEDENAARGWFEGLSQGGEVTMPLEKAPWGDVFGSFTDQFGIRWMINLEAPKGQ
- a CDS encoding SDR family oxidoreductase, coding for MIRIAVAGATGSIGRLIVEAAEQNDVEVVPLSRYHGVDLLSAEGLAGKLEGVTAVIDASQVGDPTTQDPVTPILAAARNLIEACRSSSVGRLVMLSINGVQDEGLRQFPFYDARARQEEAVAESGLVHTIVRSSQWFEFALNPAAIVEEEDAVVAQNWYIQPAAARSVARYLVRAALGEHGEGVVTVCGPDALRLPELTEAVLRHRGDNRPVNVEEPPLPGLGDGKLLAPADSDIVTPSLDEWLAEQR
- a CDS encoding helicase HerA-like domain-containing protein → MANDEQLEKIANGYRFAGETVSLGVAMSGGEPQPDVPVALPLSMMNRHGLVAGATGTGKTKTLQSMAEQLSANGVPVFLADVKGDLSGLAEPGDSSEKLKSRSSAIGQQWEAQSYPTEFYSLGGDGKGVPVRSTIHSFGPILLSRVMDLNETQESSLQLIFHYADQHELELYNLADLRAVIQFLTSDEGKQALGELGGLSKATAGVILRKIVGLESDGMDKFFGEPQFDTEELLRTAQDGRGIISALELANLQSKPQLFSTFLMWLLADLFEHLPEVGDVDKPKLVFFLDEAHLLFNGASKAFLESITQTVRLIRSKGVGIFFITQTPKDVPGDVLGQLANRVQHALRAFTPEDAKALKATVSTFPKSAYDLESLLTSAGIGEAIVTVMTDTGAPSPVAWTRMYAPQSRMAPASPEKVDEVVQNSELAPKYSKVVDSYSAFEKLNEKDQAAQPREKEPDAGKADQSDRAQSTKEPQQDEGRDRRKRNDAIMRVGTNVASQVGRELVRGLFGTSRRGGGRRGGGLFG
- the brnQ gene encoding branched-chain amino acid transport system II carrier protein: MAQKAPHKSRNGVVIVIAAMMLFSMFFGAGNLIIPPITGVESGENFLPAILGFISTGVLLPVLAVIAVAITGNDVQDLARRGGRIFGLVFPILAYLSIGAFYALPRTATVSFSSAATPIFGWHSTWAAAGFSAAFFIVAFLMSLNPNGLADKLGKYLTPALLLLLVLLIVLGIFTIDHQTGSAVDDYASHPAATGFVNGYLTMDSIAALAFGILVVSALRYKGLPTGPKLVRGVGLSAIVAGIFLAVIYLGLGYIGNFIPHGAEYSDGAALLAAAANQTMGMPGGIVFGLIVVLACLSTAVGLLGATSEFFNKLVPSVSYRAWLVIFCLISFAVSTTGLETVLAIAAPIVGFLYPPAITLILLTLIEPLIRRRLQWTFVFALTIASIWAALMTLESLNVGASVISPLIGWSPGHSQDLGWFVPTFVAAIVGVIVDLTGGAKKGVPLGGESVADAEVRTGAVSQSRADTL